The Styela clava chromosome 3, kaStyClav1.hap1.2, whole genome shotgun sequence genome includes the window GATGAATGGACCAACGCGGACCCGAATAATCGATCAAATCTATTTCCGGATATTTTTGACTccattattttgaataaattttcaaatgaatttcTGCGTAATATCATCTGTGAAGACAAAAGAATTAAACAACATGTTCTGTGTTTGACTAAACTAATGGAATTATTGCCTAATAAAGTTGACATGCACGAAACTAAAATACAGAATCAGTCCGAAGATATAAAGAGACTACAAAAAACATTGGGTAATCAACACACTGAAATACAGAATCAGTCCAAAGAGATAACATGTCTTCAAAAAACATTGGATGACCAAAACACTAAAATACAGGATCAGCCCAAAGAGATAATAAGTCTACAAAAAACATTGGGTGATCAAAACACTAAAATACAGAATCATCCTGATGAGATGATgacacaacaacaaaatttgctCGATCAAAACATGGTAATAGAGAATCAGGCCAAAGAAGATAAAATATTGCAACGAAAACTGGAagatcaaaacaacgaaatgaAAGTGGAATTCCGAAAGCTTGAATTGTTGATGAAAATATCATAAAACAAGACACGCATGATATGATATGCAGTGATGCTAAACCGTCTGAATGTGCAGTTATGTGAGGGAaggcattttattttatttgagaaAGATTTTCAAAGATATATAGATTGAGATAGTATTTACATATCTATCCCAAGGGAGAGGAAATTTGATAAGTCAGCCTTATCATATGGCacaccacggcctctcatccagttaccagtccatgtcggatatgagATTATTTAGCtacttattttgttttcagatgcatggacctGAAGGTGGAGAATGGTATAACAAGTGCGAACgagaaccaccctacggcagcaaGGAGTCCAGCTATCCACTCCCACATAACTATCCCGTATATTTTGACTAAATTTTCCaagaatgaaaacaaaaaataactatGATTTTGAATGTTCTTCCTTGTTAAAGTTGACACAGACTACTAGTGAAAAGTGAATGGTTTATGGTTCTGATAATTTCTTGTTGCGAGAATCGAGAAAAGGGATCGCTTTTCACTGCAGATCATGGACTAATCGATTTCAAATTAGGCATTACTTTAAGATGATTGAAGTTACTGGTGGGGCTTGAAATTTCCTCCTGCGGGGTCCGATAGTTCATCAACGAATTTGCTGTTTCAGTGTATTCAAAAAGCAACCCCAATTCAAAATTGCTCGACCGCCTCTGCACTGTCTTCACTTATTAAACTAAAGCTATCGGGTTATGATTCTTAGTTGAACCTTCATTTGTAGAAAGTTAGTGTGTCATCATTCCCACTCGTCATCGTTATACCCTGTATAATCTGAATAATACCAATAAAATGATGCGAGTTTGAAAGAAATATTACAGTCAAGAATTTAGTCCATATTAAATTTGGCAAACCTTACAAAATCATTAGTATGATGTGGCAGATATTATATACTCATTTCTATTTCTATCTACCTATTTAtgtagtttttttttgtgttcaCTGAGTAATTTATCTGAAGTTTCtcttatgtatttttgttttattctctgtggttgtgtgtgtgataatttcattttcataGGTGAGTGAACTCGCTCCACTACCCGTGTAATCttccaaatcaaattttgtacgCGTTAAACAttacttgaggttttgtttgctttcctgATTCTGTAATCCGTTTTTaattctttgtttttattaaatattttatcgttTTTACTCTATGCAGATTATGGAGTTGAAATAAATGTAATTAGGTAACCTCTGTCACGGTTTCTTTTACGACCAAGCCCCTGTATCTAAAACAAATTAATGATTAAATACCCCGGTAcacgacatgaaatggtaaccagGCAAGAGACCATGGTAGACCATATGAATAAGACATCTTATCGGCTTCTTCTCCACCGAGATAAATTTTGGAATGCGAAATTTATTTTGCCTAGAATCTGCACAGACCTCTGCCCAAATTCTGTCGGCCTTATACACTTCACACTTTCAGTTTATAAGAGCTGAGAGCGCCATCAACCGGGTGTTAATACACAGGTTGAACTTCAATTCGAATAAACGTTATTACTCGCGATAAAGGCTATGTATATCAATTGATCAATTCGATAAAAATACCACTGTTTAGCGCTTGTTACCCAAGTTAAAACAAGTTAAAACCGTCAGAGTACTGTTAGATATGAAAATcgttttccaaaattttataaatccAAGTTGTAAAGATAAAGACTGGTTCCAAACCATGAAACCAACTTTTATCACATATTGACTGTCTCTAATACCATGTAGGATAATATAAGAAAATATATGCTGAATCACAAAATGAACTTTGATGTgtaaaatatttagtttgatGCAAGTCAAATTAATgtaacatttttattataaatattggaAATCTCATGAACTATGTGAGTCTTTAGTCTGCTTCATGACAGTatctggaaataaataaattattgattAATTTTTAGTCGTGAAGCTAATATAACAGATATTGCAGCAGAAAAAGCGCAAgttaaccaaatttggtttttaAATAATTCACTTGTAGTGTTTATACAGTGCAAAAATAGATTGGAATAATAGTCGGAAAAGAGAAGAATTAATCcttaaaaaatgacaaaatagcAGTAACATCACTAATTACACGTGATGTGCACGTCCTGATGTGATTAAGTTATCAGGCTTCAGATCGATTGATGAAAAGTTCTTTACTGTTGAATGCGATGAATAAGGTAGTATAAGATAAGTTGACATGATCAAATAGCTGTCGAATAGGACACCTAAACTTTCTCCATATTCATTTATGAATAAAGGTGGAAACATTATGGTAGCGCAGTGGTGGGAATATCTTCCCACTCGGGAACATTTGAACAACCAATTATCTCACCGAGCAAATCTCAGTTTACGACTGAATGTGTTTATCTACCGCCAAATCCGTAACCAAAACCTGTTGCGATATAAGTACGGTAGCATTAAAAGTGCTGTTTACTTCCAGTGGAGTACAGACGGAGGAGAGAAAAGTTAATCCtttaaaaataccaaaatttcaTAACGGTAACAACACTAATTGCACAATCAAAAAACGTCGGAACAACCAATTATCTCACCGAGCAAATTGCAGTTCACGACTGAATGTGTTTACCCCCACCAGATATCTACGTAGCCTGTAACGATAAAAGAATGGTGGCATTAAAAGTGATGTCTGCGCCTATAGTGGTTAGCGGAGTGTTTCCCAACCGAAATCTTCCCCGGGAAGGACTTTAACTTTTTGAAAGTAGCAAtttaactatgtgtttgcattTATTATTAATGGTCTTTAATCACTTAGTATTACTGTAATACATAATTATACAAACTCTAAAATATTCGCAAAAGCCAGAGTGCGAGATGGAACTATGGGTCCATCAAAGATCGGACAACAAAAGAAAACAAACTTTTTATGGAATTAATGAAGAGTTTTAAAATATACTAAGAGTGTAATGGACTAAACAATGTTAATAATCATCGATTCAGCTCATTGGGCCAAAAAAACTCCCGTATTTAAAATCTTGAAAAATCGAAGTAAACGGGATTTGGTTCTCATACAGTGGGgtttatatatcaataaaaatggTTGGAGATATAGGCggattttcttttcaaattacaacattttatttcatttctgcaCATTTACCTTGTTACCTATTTGTGAATTAGTCTTtgataattttactttttctttGATATACTTAATGggcgaaaaataataaatggaCTTGAAGTCACTCTTTGTTTGATTAGTGTTGCttacagaaaatatttgaatgtctTGAACAGCTCttttataacaaaacaaaatttgctgGCCGGGTTTTGAAATAGGAATTTTATAAAAAGGATTTAATATACTTAAGGTCAACAACCATTCATTGATAGTCATCTGTTCATTTTCAAGTGGAATAGATATACTCAATTACTGGCTTACACTaaaaaaagatgagaaaaaCAAGCTTCTTACTGGGCGGATCGCAGATCACAACTGACTGTGTTTACCCGGCAAAGCAAAACAGTAAAACTGTAGCTGTATAATAATATCGACGAACCTCAGTTTGTTTGCGTAATGAGATCTCAAATTCAAAACCGGAAAAAGCTATTATAAAAAGACTTTAGTGAAAACGATTggagaaaagtaaaaaaaaatataaattaaaatcaataacaATATAACTCATTCCTAAACTACCATTAATTTTGAGTTTCAAAACAAATAACCTGACAATGGTTTGTGACTTGTTGTGTTTTGCTCGGATTTTTTCCAAAAGTCCAACACAACTTCTTTTGCTATTACAGCATATATGTGGTTCTACATCACCCAGGAAACAATCACCATTGAGAACCACCTTGTAATTTTTCGAGATGTGTCATAGAAAAAAGCTTTGGCACAATTTCTTCCAATTGGGATAAATTATGATTAATATAGAATACACCCAAAAACGAAACTTCAATAAACATGAAACAATTTGCTCTAAAGTAGCACAGTATTTTTTacattacattttatattatttaagtTAAAATTCCTTCTGGTTCTTCAATAACAACCGTCTTCTTTTTCACAATATCTTCAATTTGAGCTAAAAACACGATAAATATTAGAATATaggaaaaaatgaaactttaataataatcacaaacaaaaaacatcgttttcagtttaattttttctataaaataggACAAGGGATACAATGCACATTTTTAATATGTTCAATACCCTCAatacttttataaaaatcaaaatccAAGAGAAGCAGTTTCAGTTTATTTCCATTTGATCTTCCAATATAATACAAGTAATTCCATgcttgtttcaaatattttcactacccccattatttattacatatgttaaatcaaaaaatgacaattttacGGCTTCAAGAACACTTTCTCTATATATGTATGAAAcagtgtttttattattattagattTTTGACTATTTTACTTAAAATCGGGTAATACCTTTTGGTATTTCAAAGGCTTCTGTTGGTTTTGGGACAATATCTTTTATTTGGTCTAAaaacataatgaatataaaataaatttataaaattaggCTTGTACTATTTCCTCTGAAgtataaaaaaacaatttgactatttcatttctgaacaactttaaaatattttgtactttATAAAATACTACAAAACCTGGTTTTCCAGCAAATGTCACAGGCGAGAGCATTagcgaatgaaataaaaattatggaaaatacaatattttagaattttgttttATCCCCTTCTATTTGGAATATGTCTGTTATAATTATAAATTGACAAAATCTTGAATTAAGTTTAAAACGCAAAACAACATGAATTTCTCTAGTAGTAAAAGCTGTGACAAATTGAatagacataaaaaaaaattatttgaggCGCAAATAACAGAAATAGTTAGAGTATCAAAGCACATGCATTAGAGTCTGAACATTCTTGTGGCAAACTAAACCATTTTGATTTACAAGTAACAAGTAAAAAAGTACAAGGTACAAGTAAAAAATTATCTCACTTGGTTTGGGAAATACATTTTGGTATTCCGCTGGAAAACTGGAAACTAATCTGTAGAAATCAAgcacaaataaatttcaatgtaaaaaaatatgaataacgTTTTGATAAAATGATATCGGAAAAAACGAGAGTTCTATTATTGTAAGTGTTTGCTAGCATTACTTTTATAAAGGGAGATTATAACAGACATTCTTCTGTCTATCAACATGTTCGTCGAAATTCCAATTTAGATTATTTTGCCACAACAATGCTGAATAAAAGGAATACATAGCTCCtccaaaattgtatttttagcACATGGGGTTAATATAGGATTGAAAACGctttaaagattgatttttgtAATTACAAGTATTATGAATCGCGTAACCGACCGCCCTAGCTCTATCGATTTCGTTTTTCGTTCTACTCTCTTCTTATTATGTCAGGGGATATTAATCTTggtaaaaatatgataatggTACAGAATAATGTGTGCTTCTAAAATATGTTATCGACTTCTACTTATATAGGTATTATGGTTCGCATTTAAAAAAACTCTACAGAACTATCTTGAAAGTTTTCCATTGCCTGAAGGAGAGTTACATTCAAAGCAATATAGTAAAAGCAGTTTAATACATCTAGCTTAGCATTGGAGAAAACAGAATCTTTCGACTGATACAGTAAAATAATCCATATCGTATTATCAAACACAAAATGTTACAGTTAGGATGTAAGTGTGTTTGAACAATATGCCTTTCTGGCAACTGACTTGGGCATGAACGATTTTTATATCATGCATGCCCGACCGAAGTGAATTCCGCTGAATTTTCAGTTTCTTCAGTAACTGATATTAATATTAACTGGACATTTTAATGCTTGATTCTACCTTGGCATCTCCAAAAATCTAAATTTCCAATGATTTATACAATTGGATCGGAAAGACTTTGGCATTATCAAACGTTTTGCCCCGATTTTAGTTTTCTAATATATTATGTCCTCATTAAATTTCACTCAAAATCACAAATACTAATTACTCAATGCTGTTCGAACCGTGTTTTCTCGGAGACAACCAGCCAGTTGGTTTGGCTCCGAATAGCCAGTATGTTTCTGATCTTACATAACTTTAGACTTAATCATTCGTCGCAGAAAATGATTCACGTTTGAAAGAACTGAGGCTACTCACTCCAGCGATGCTTTCATACATAGGTATCCATGTCAAAGCAAGTTAAATGTTCCGATATAAATATAAGGAATATGTCCAAATATTCCCAGCAGATATTTCACAAACTATATGGCAACCGGAATATTAACATGTATACATAACGCTTTAACAAATCTGTATTTATGTTTACGTTACGAATTCACCGTACTAAAATacgatatttcatattatatCGCGGGAGAAGAAAACCAATAATAGGGCCAACCCAGTCCTCTACCATGCTTCAAGGCTAGGCCAGAAATGGATGTAAATTTCTGACAAATACGTTTAGATGTATTTCCAAAATTCTGTTTGTCGTTTTATGTCTACGACATTTAAATGTCGCATGACTAAATGCCACAGTCACAAATTCTATCCCGAGGCACCAAATCTTATGTGAATTAATGTCTACAAGCATTCCAGTTCAAGCAATGAGTTTATAATCTATTAAACTGTCAGTTAATCTTTAGATGATACTAATAGGACTAATTATAAAGACATAGCTGCTTTGCAGAAAATGTTTTGTTGTACTAAAAATCATTAGAACTGTAGTCAGTGAAGACTATTGGCCAAGAATGAACGTTTCACTAGCAAAGAAATGCTTTGAATGCTTGTTATTTGGTCAATTATATGCAAGGTAGCGTAAATTTGTTTTTCTAATTACAAACGACgcccagcaatttttttttatccaacaTTTGTTGTCTCTGCACTGCTGGTATATCACTCCAGCCAACAAATTATGCAATAATCTAACATATTGAGCggtatgtgaaaatatatttataaaggcCATATTACGTTTACTAGTGGGGATTATGGCAATGTTAGGGAGAGACAATAATGAAGGTTGACAATCAAATCTTATTCGCGAATACTTGAGCTTCTATTATGTGGAATCCACTCTGTATAATACCGAATAAAATAAAGTAAGCCACTGGCACCAAATGCGGTATCGAAATACCACAgaaaaaatatctttatatattcaTTAGCATATTGTTTTCTGGCACGAAATAATACTTGTTTAGATCTTCGAAAACCTGTGAAGAGACGAAATAAAAGTCTACAAGAAGATaaagttttatgttttataagATAAAGTTTGTGATTCCttgcatatttttattgttgtagGTAAATAATAGTACCAGTTTGTGGGAAAGATACGTGAAGATTCTTTGCTAAAATGTCTAAGTTGATAAGTATTGCattcattattttaattctaaaCTTGTGTGTTTCTGGGAACGAGGATTATTGCTGTCGTCCTAACTACAAGCAAGGAAGGCCTGGTAAAAGAGGAATTCAGGGGCCGGAAGGTCCAACGGGATCAGCGGGTAAAAATGGCTCGCCAGGTTCCGTGGGGTCAGCAGGACCTCCTGGGAGTAGTGGAAGTACCGGCCCAAAAGGGGACAGAGGCAGTTCAGGTTCTCCAGGAAAGTCAGTCGATGTTAACCAGATAATCAAAATGGTTGATGCAAAATTAGCTTCACTAAGAAGTGGGTGAACtagatttatttaattttcatcgTTTTCCATATTAATACCTTGGAATCCCGAAGCAGTAGAAATTTTTAAGTTTATACATCCTATCAGCCTATTAAACAAATTGAGGTTTGTTTCGTTCATATCTCTAATTTGTCCTCAACAAGAACAAGTTTACAAAGCTTATCTGCCTATTaaacgaaataaaatttctatcGTTTTGTCTCTAATTCGTCTGAAACAAAAACCTAATTTTAATTGTTGAGTTCAAGTATAGGTCTGAAATTCTCATTCTCGCGTTGAATTTTTGTGTAAAAGTGCCTTAGTTGGTATACCTTGGTGAGCTCTCAGCTCTGAGTTTTCATAACCTCAGCTAAGACTGGAAATTGTGCTCATTTGTGATTGTCCACTATCctacaaattaatatttcaagatttcatttttatgaataaaaaaaaatattaataaaaaacttattattcaaaaattctaTCAatagacaaattttttttttttattcataacgaGATTGTCATTACACTTTTTTCAGTTGAGAATTCTGCACTTGAACTGCGAATCGAAAAACTTGAAAGTAAGtattataattaatattacATTCAAAATTTGTGACTGGCATATCAACTAAAAATAGGTTTTGGACAATTCTTTCGTTATATTTATTGATGTGGCTTTCTCGACCTTTGTCTCCATATGCATACTTTACATTTATGAGAtctgtttaattaaaatgatTTAGTATTTTATGACAGAAAAAATGTTACAATATTTACTATTGTGATACAATATAGTAAAATACAGATCtttgtatttatcataaataactAGGAACCAAAAACAAGCCGCGTTGATCAGCATTGAGCAAAAAAGTATATAATTACATACAGTTCAATGACTAACACATCAACACTCATCAAAAGGGTATACCCCCTCCCACGAAAAGTTTGCATTGTAGGAAACTTTAAAAAGCTCTACTTGGTGACCCTAGGTTTATTGAAATAcaaatatgaatattatataCTACGGGATGTACATACataagtctctttacaatttcaattttgttatgaagtcagttttcaatatatgttaaccaggtttgttgttttttattcagtaactGTTAAagcatttttacttcatttgatacatctgtaagggtcaaaacaatatatggtatcgataaattctttttgcaatttttaaaaaatttaggactttatggacaccctatatttagAAAAGTTCTATTGTAACCGCAAAATTCAACAACTAATACTTTAGTAATTAATTGAGGAAAATTATTATTAGAGTTGTGATTTTATGTAAGTCAACTAAAAACAATGATCATACTAATGCAGACAACCTCGTATGAAGATAGGTCTCCGCGGTGCTTCTTATATAAGTAATTGCAATTAAAACTATGATTTGTATTTAAATGTCTAAAAGTATATTAATCAgtgaaatacaaatatattatatgtataATCTTAGTTGATGGCATGTGAACAGAGGACATAAACATTTTACGCTCGTGAGAGCACAATAAAAGTGGCCCGACAGCGCTATCTCGAGTGCATGGGTGGAATAAGATGACCACACATACCCTGTGCTAACGATCTGACAATTTTCTTCAGCATTACCCTTGCGTATTTTATTTCTAACGACAACATAAGCACAGCATTACGCTAACAATGAAATAGGTCGTAATTATTTTGAGTTGTGGATTTGCAATTATTAGCGCATTGGATCAAAATGTGAGTTAGCGTTTATATCTTTGTTTGGTAATACGTTTCCTAATAATGATGCAGCCTTTGCTTGATATATTGAGTGTGACTAAAGTCTACTTTTGTTATGACAAATACTTGAATTTCTTGTATTTTCAGAGTGTCGATGCGTCAAAACTCCCATAATCAAACCTCTTCCATCGAAGGTTCCTTTCCCAATAACAAGAGGACCCATTTTTACAAGATTTCCGCTTCCAGATTTCCCCGGTCCAATACCACACTTTCCGGATGGTGGACGGATCCCATTCCAAAAGAAGTAATGTCGACTGAATGAATATATTAGTCTAAGAAATACATAACATATTTTCTtctatatatatcaatatttgaaacCGTTAACTGCTTAAATTTACTAAAACTTTTGATTGCAAGGAAATTGAAAAAGCGGTGGATGAGTTTTTGGTCGAAAACTTTACCCAAATCACAGATGAGAAAGAATTTCTTTCACTCGATGGTGatgttttaaaatcatatttgtcATCGGAGGAAATTTATCGATGTACTGAGAAGATTATTTGGAACGCAATAAATCGACGCGGACCCAAATAAtcgattaaatatattttcggACATTTTTCGGACAACAATAAAGGATTCTTAGTAGAATTTCCATTAGTGAAAAGTTAAGGTGTCATCACTCCAACTCGTCTTTGTTACTCTGTATCATCTGAATACCACCAACGAAATAATGCGCGTTTGAAAGAAATAATACAGTCAACAATTAACTCCCTAATAAATTTAGCAACCCTTACAGAATCATTAGTATGGTGTGGCAgaaattttttcactttaaaagcATATACTCTTTTTCTAGTTATGTTGTTTACGAGGTAATTTATCCCAAGTTCCtgctatatatttttaattttattctctGTTGTTGTGTGTGTgttaatttaatattcataacATAATGAAGTGAAAACGTACCACTACCTTTGGCAAAACCTTTCTTTTTTGTACGCTTTAAACATTACTTGGGATTTTGTTTGCTGTCCTGATTCCATAATCAGTTTCAatactttgtttttattgtttatttatcatctctATTCTGTGCTAAGATTACAGATGTTAGTTATCGTCTTTCATCAGACACGGTGATTGGGAaccatgctaagcgttaggaatacggtACGCCTCCCATCTCGCCTCTTATAACGCTGTGTTGTTTCGCTGGTTCAAATTTTGCTTGACTCCTCACCGACGTAGGCTGGTTTACGTAAAaagtaaccactggtcggttacggtttcctTCACACCAAGACCGTGTATCTAAAGCAAATACCTGATTAagtaatcccatactcgacatggactggtattCGGAAAGAGGCCATGGTATATCATATGCTTAAGTCGTCTTATACCCTTTCCCTTCCTCCGAGATAAGTTTCCGAATCCGGAATTTATTTTGCCTAGAATCTGCTCTGAGCACGCCCATATTCTGCCGGCCTTATACACTTTCAGTTTATATGAGCTGAGAGCGCCATCAACCGGGTGTTAATATACAGGTCGAACGTCAATTCGAATGAATATTATTACTTGCGATGGAGGCTATGTCTATCAATTTATCTATTCGGTTAAGATATTAGTGGAAGCTTGTTACCTATATTAAAACAAGTCAAACCGTCAGAATACTGCAATATATTGTAatagttttcaaaaaattgatatatCTAATCGAAAAGATAAACCTGGTTCAGTACCACAAAACAgacttttattttatattgactGTCTCAATACCACTACTGTGAGATAGATAATATTTGCTGAGCACAAAATAAAGGTTTAATGTGTAAAATTAATTCCTTCAATGCAAGTTAAATCCATgtaacatttttattataaatattgtaaattctATAAACTATGAGGTCTTCAGTCTTCTTTTATTCATTGCTTGGTAAtatctgaaaataattaaataattgcTGAGTTTTTAGTCGCGAAGCTAATATAACAGATATTGCAGAAAAAAAGCGCAAGTTAGCCAAATTTGGTTTTTATTTCATTCCTAAacttatattcattttttactAATTAGTCACAGATCATTTTGTTTGTACTTTAAATATTGGagtgaaaatatcaaaaatgaatttgaagATCTTTGGTGGATTACTGTTGCTTACAGAAAATGTTGGAATGTCTCGTATAGCTctttcaaacaaaatgaattttctggccgattttgaaaataataaaatttttaaaacattttaatcgacttaatgtttacaaccattcATTAATagtctttttttcattttcgagTTAAATATCTAAACTGAATTACTGACCCAAACtcacgaaagaaaaaacaaactcCCTACCGGGCGGATTCCAGatcacaattgactgtgtttatCCACCAAAGCGAAACATGAAAACTGCAACTGTAAATATCGACATTAGATTTTGGCCGTGCAATTAGACTTTTGGGCTTTATGGGGGATAGACAAAATTAAGATAACTGACAAGAGAAATAATtcgcaaaaaataatttaaactaaTTCCTAAATTTTCAGTATTACCAtgcttgttttaaatattttcaatgttctCAATAACCAACATATATTAAATCAAAGAATAACACTTCTATGACTTATTGAACAGTTTTTTTCTCTATATAGGTTTGAAAcagtatttttcaatattaaatattcgaTTATTTCACTTGTAAACGGGTAAGACCTTCAGGTCTTTCAAGAGCCGTCACAGAAGAAGGCTTTGGCACAATATCTTCCATTTGGGCGGAAAACATAAAGAATACAGGAATATAATGAAAAGTGAAACTtctatataatttaaaaactcaaATCAGCGTAACccatttatttgaaataaaacaagtaattCCATGTtagttataaatatttattttcactgttttcaataattaattcatatataaaataaaaaatgacacTATTATGACTTCAGAAACAAATTTGTTCTATTCGAGTATCGCTGTTTTCAATAATTAAttcatatataaaatgaaaaaatgacaCTATTATGACTTCAGAAACAAGTTTGTTCTATACAAGTATCACTGTTTCCAATAATTAATttctatataaaatttaaaaaaatgacacTATTATGACTTCAAAAACATATTTGTTCTATACAAGAATCAAacagtatttttattattagattTTTGACTATTTTAATTGTGAAATACCTTCTGGTTTTTCAAAGTGACGTGTCGGCTTTGGTACAATATCTTCAATTCGAgctaaaatatgataaatacaagaacattataaaaataatgaGACCAAAAACATCGTTttcagttttaattttattttattcttcaaaataataCAAGTAATACCTTTCACTATTCTCaataacaattatatatatttgatcaaaaaatatcaattttatgaCGTCAGAAACACTTTCTCTATTCAAGTAtggaacaatatttttattactatattttttactattgttgattaaaattatataataccTTCTGGTCTTTCGAAGGCTTCTGTCGGCTTTAGAACAATATCTTCCATTTGGTCTAAAAGATAacgtatatttaataaatttataaatgagACTTTTACTATTTCAGAACAGTTTCTTCTGAAGTATAAAAAAGCAATTTTGCTATTTCATTTCTGAGctactttgaaataaatatatcgaA containing:
- the LOC144421034 gene encoding uncharacterized protein LOC144421034 isoform X1, yielding MLVTIITDICKTARDKSKFSNIVFSAFIIHSLMLSPVTFAEKPDQMEDIVLKPTEAFERPEARIEDIVPKPTRHFEKPEAQMEDIVPKPSSVTALERPEVAVFMFRFGG
- the LOC144421034 gene encoding uncharacterized protein LOC144421034 isoform X5; its protein translation is MLVTIITDICKTARDKSKFSNIVFSAFIIHSLMLSPVTFAEKPDQMEDIVLKPTEAFERPEARIEDIVPKPTRHFEKPEVFMFRFGG
- the LOC144421034 gene encoding uncharacterized protein LOC144421034 isoform X3, which codes for MIQRVLLLFGVIGIVSCFPAANENVFPEPNQMEDIVLKPTEAFERPEARIEDIVPKPTRHFEKPEAQMEDIVPKPSSVTALERPEVAVFMFRFGG
- the LOC144421034 gene encoding uncharacterized protein LOC144421034 isoform X4, with product MLVTIITDICKTARDKSKFSNIVFSAFIIHSLMLSPVTFAEKPDQMEDIVLKPTEAFERPEARIEDIVPKPTRHFEKPEVAVFMFRFGG
- the LOC120342945 gene encoding uncharacterized protein LOC120342945; the encoded protein is MSKLISIAFIILILNLCVSGNEDYCCRPNYKQGRPGKRGIQGPEGPTGSAGKNGSPGSVGSAGPPGSSGSTGPKGDRGSSGSPGKSVDVNQIIKMVDAKLASLRIENSALELRIEKLEKCRCVKTPIIKPLPSKVPFPITRGPIFTRFPLPDFPGPIPHFPDGGRIPFQKK
- the LOC144421034 gene encoding uncharacterized protein LOC144421034 isoform X7 → MIQRVLLLFGVIGIVSCFPAANENVFPEPNQMEDIVLKPTEAFERPEARIEDIVPKPTRHFEKPEVFMFRFGG
- the LOC144421034 gene encoding uncharacterized protein LOC144421034 isoform X8 is translated as MIQRVLLLFGVIGIVSCFPAANENVFPEPNQMEDIVLKPTEAFERPEARIEDIVPKPTRHFEKPEDITKQ
- the LOC144421034 gene encoding uncharacterized protein LOC144421034 isoform X6, giving the protein MIQRVLLLFGVIGIVSCFPAANENVFPEPNQMEDIVLKPTEAFERPEARIEDIVPKPTRHFEKPEVAVFMFRFGG
- the LOC144421034 gene encoding uncharacterized protein LOC144421034 isoform X2, whose product is MLVTIITDICKTARDKSKFSNIVFSAFIIHSLMLSPVTFAEKPDQMEDIVLKPTEAFERPEARIEDIVPKPTRHFEKPEAQMEDIVPKPSSVTALERPEDITKQ